Part of the Bacteroidota bacterium genome, CTAATAAAAAAATAATAGTTTTTTTTTGACAGATTTGTTAGCAGCCCCATGTCTTCCTATATTTGCACCCGAATTCTAGTAAACTAGTGTTCGTGGGGCCTATAGCTCATTCGGTTAGAGCAACTGACTCATAATCAGTAGGTGCTTGGTTCGATTCCAAGTGGGCCCACCTTTAAAGTAAGAGTTGCCAAATGGCAACTCTTTTTTTATGTTTGTGGTTTATACCGAATCTCAATATATAATAGTCCCAAAAAGGGGGACTAGACATATTGTAGTTCGGCAGTACCATTCTAAAAACTAATCCGCCACAGGTGGAGAACTATTAAAGTTTAAGAATGGGTCTAAAATGCCCGACCAAATCCAATAAAAATATATTCTGGTAAGGCAATCCCCATTCTAAAAACTTTCTTTCCACCGGGATTTTGCTTTCTAAATGCGAGCGACAGAGAAGGCTCAAAACCTTTGTTATATTTATCATAATAGGTGCCGATTGCTACTTCAAAATGTAAGTTCTCCCTGCGTGTAAAAAATCCAATTTGTGGAATAAAGTACATATAATCGCCATCCCACCCAGATGTTTATCCTAAACCGCTGCGAACGAAGGTTGGAATTTTTGTTTTGAAAAGTCTTTCATAATACAATGTTGCGGATATGTTCAACTCAAAATAGCCAATCGAGCCATATACTGAGTTTGCCTTAAACTCTTTTTTTTTTCAATGAATCGGAAGGAATTTCTACAGTGCATATTTTTAAAGAACCTAAGAAAACTATATATAGAAAATACTTTTTCATACTATTTCGTGTTTTAATTTACAAAGGTGGGAAGATCACAAATCCTGTTAGTTTTTTCTTTAGTACTGCTATTTTCATAGGTATTTGCATTTATATATGGTAAGACAATCAAGTAAATGCTCTATTTATGATATCACAAACTAAATGTATAGAATTTTGAAAATCCATTTTTATTTTAAAATATTTCAAAAGTCAAATCCATCAAAGAATGATATATTAAATTCCAGCCTTAATTTTGACTGCTTAGAAATCCCCTCATTGTTGGTGTTTCGCCACCAACCAGAAGAGACATTTAAACAACAAAAAAGAACCAATATAAAAACTATATATACTACAATGCTTGAAGAAGAAGTTGTAATAGCACAAACCAAAAAATGGATAACCGATGTAGTAATCGGGATGAATTTTTGCCCCTTTGCGGCTAAGGAAGTAAAACAAAATACTATAAGATATTATATAGAAAATAGTGCTGATATTGCTATTTGTGTAGCGTCGTTTTTAAATGAGTGTAGCAAACTAGTTGCAGATGAACATATAGAAACTACGTTAATTATTTTCCCAAATGCTTTTGCTCAGTTCGATGCTTATTTGGAACTGGTTTCATTGGCCGAAGAATTAATTGTGGAGCAAGATTATGAAGGTGTGTATCAAGTAGCAAGTTTCCATCCTGACTATTGTTTTGCAGATTCTGTATTTGATGATGCGGCAAATTATACCAACCGTTCGCCTTACCCAATGCTGCATGTACTGCGAGAAGAATCAATAGAGCAGGCTCTTGCGAATTATCCCAATCCTGATAGCATTCCTGAACGGAATATCAATTTTGCCCGAGAAAAGGGGAGTGCTTATATGAAAATGTTGAGGGATGCTTGCTTGAAATAATTATAAATCCTACAAACACAAATTGCTGCTTTTTTCCAACATTAAGTCCATATTTAATACTTAATGATGGCTTTTTACAACATTTATTGGTTTTAGACAAATTAATGGTTTACCTTTGTATGAAAGAAATAAACCATGGAAAAAAAAGCTCCCAACTGGTATGCATTAAGCGATATAGCTATTATGGAAATGATAGGGAAATATATTCAAGAAACACGCTTACAGCAACGCAAAACACAGACTGAGGTAGCCAAAGCTGCTGGTATAAATCGTTCAACTTTAAGTCAGATAGAAAAGGGTGGGGGAACTATCATCACATTCATTCAAATAATTAGAGTTTTGCATAAGTTAGATATTATGGAAATTTTTGAACTACAAAGTATCGAAAGTCCTTTGCAGTTAGCCAAATTGGAAAAGAACAAACGACAACGTACTCGCACTAAAAAGACTATTGGCAAACAAACCAAAAGCACTTGGTAATGATTAATACAGCTACTATAAATATATGGGGCAAACAAGTGGGGGCTATTGCTTGGAATAGCGATACAAATATTGCTTCATTTGAATATGATCCTGACTTTTTAAAAAACCAATGGGATTTATCACCCTTGAAAATGCCCCATACGCAAGCAGAAAATAAAATATATTCATTTAATGAATTACGCGACAGTAATACTTTTAAAGGCATACCCGGATTGATAGCAGATGTAATGCCCGATAAATATGGTAATACTTTAATTAATGCATGGTTGGCACAGCGAGGCCGCCCCAGCGATAGTATGAATCCTGTGGAAATTCTATGTTTTGTAGGTAAGCGGGGAATGGGTGCTTTAGAATTTGAACCAACAGTGCCCAAAGGTAATAATACAGCTTCCAAAATAGAATTAGATAGTCTTATAAATACAGCACAGCAAATACTTTCAAGCAAAGAACAATTTGGAGCGAACTTAGAAAAAGATGAAGAAAAAGCATTGCTTGATATATTGAAAATAGGCACGTCAGCAGGCGGGGCAAGGGCAAAAGCTGTAATCGCATATAATCCATTAACAAACGAGGTAAGATCGGGACAGGCTGATGCACCTGAGGGGTTTAGCCATTGGCTTATTAAATTCGATGGGGTAGCAGATGCCCAGTTGGGAACGGCATCAGGTTATGGTAAAGTAGAGATGGCATATCATTTAATGGCAGTCGATTGCGGAATTGAGATGACTGAATGCAGGATTATTGAAGAGAATAACCGTGCACATTTCATAACGAAACGGTTTGACCGAACTGCGGAAAATAAAAAAATACATTTGCAAAGTTTTTGTGCCTTGACCCATTATGATTTTCAAGATATATATAGTTATTCCTATGAACAAATTTTTGAAACCATGAGAGTTCTTCATTTGCCATACCTGCAAGCGGAACAATTATATAGGCGAATGGTGTTTAATGTGCTTGCCCGCAATTGTGATGATCATACCAAAAACTTTGCATTCATGATGGACAAAGATGGCGTTTGGAAACTTTCTCCTGCTTATGATATTTGCCATGCTTACAGACCGGGTAGTGCTTGGGTAAGTCAGCATGCTTTGAGTATGAATGGAAAAAGAACAGATATCAATCGTGATGATTTATTATCAGTAGCCAAACAAATGAATATAAAAAAGGCGAACACTATCATCAATCAAATATATGATGTCGTTCAAAAATGGCCTGAATATGCCGAAAAAACTAGCGTGAATACAAAACTTTTGAAAGCGATTTATCAAACTTTGATAAAAGTATGATATTATAATACTTTCTCAATCTCGGCTGCCAATTCAAAATCCTTGTCAGTAAGGCCACCTGCACTATGTGTGCTTAATCTGATATCAACTTTATTATATACATTTGACCATTCAGGATGATGGTCTTTTTTCTCGGCCGCTAGGCCAACCCGCACCATAAAAGCCAATGCCTCGCTAAAGTTTTTGAAAGTGAATTTCTTTTCAATGCCTTTTTTGTTGTACTTCCAATCTTTTAGTTTATCAAGGAATGGTTTTGCTGATTTTTCATTATAAGTTGCCATGGTAGTATTTATTGATATATTAGTATAGCAAATGTAATACTTTTTCCTAGGTTTATTACAATATAATATTATGCTTGGTGCATCTTCGCACTCAAATAACGCTCCGCGTCCAATGCAGCCATGCAGCCAGTGCCAGCAGCAGTTACCGCTTGTCTGTAAATTTTGTCTTGAGCATCGCCGCAAGCAAAAACGCCTTCTACATTGGTATGTGTGCTATCGGTTTTTGTTATAATATATCCCGTTTCATCCATTTCTATCCAAGGTTTAAAAATATCGGTATTGGGTGTATGTCCGATGGCTACAAAAAAGCCACCGATTTCCACCTCACGAGTTTCACTTGTTTTATTGTTTTTAATTCGCAAACCTGTTACAGCTTTATCGCCCAATACTTCATCAGTATCGGTATTAAATAATACTTCGATATTGGGTGTATTCATAACTCTATGTTGCATAGCTTTTGATGCACGGAAATTATCTCCACGCACTAACATATATACTTTACTACAAATTTTTGATAGATAACTTGCTTCTTCGCAAGCGGTATCTCCACCTCCCACAATAGCTACAGGCTGGCCTTTGAAAAAAAATCCGTCGCACACTGCACATGCCGATACACCCGAGCCATTGAGCCTTGTTTCGCTAGGAATTCCTAACCAACGAGCACTTGCACCGGTACTTATAATAACCGTGGCGGCAGACATTTGTGTAGTATCGTCCACCGTTATTATATAAGGTGGTTTTCCTGATGAAAAATCAACTGCAGTTACAAGCCCAAATCGAACATCAGTTCCCAATCGCACGGCTTGTGCTTTAAATAGTTCCATCATTTCAGGCCCCATAATTCCATTGGGGTAACCAGGATAATTTTCTACATCGGTGGTAATGGTAAGTTGGCCACCAGGCTGCATACCTTCATATACAACAGGTTTCATATCTGCCCTAGCGGCATATATTGCAGCGGTATAGCCGGCAGGGCCGCTACCTATAATCAAACATTCTATGTGTTCCATAATTTAGTAATAAATATAATTTAGTTGCCAATAAATATTATAATGTTGCAACTTGTCAAGTTCAATAATATAAGTTTATTAGTCATTAACCTTATGATGGTCGGCCAAAAACTTTTGCAGTCCGATATCGGTAAGCGGGTGCTTCAATAATTGTAAGATGGGCTCTAAAGGAGCAGTAATAACATGTGCACCTACTTCGGCACATCGAATTATATGCACAGGATTGCGAATACTTGCTGCCAATATTTCTGTTTGGAATCCTTGCACGGCATATATACCCGCTAATTGTGCTATCAATTGTATCCCATCATAGCTAATATCATCGAGCCTGCCAATGAAGGGTGATATATAACTTGCTCCTGCTTTGGCTGCTAATATGGCTTGACCTGCACTAAATACCAAAGTACAATTGGTCCGAATACCCACATTGCTGAAATGCCTGATGGCTTTTAATCCTTCTAAAGTCATAGGTACTTTTACTACGATCTTCTCATCGATGGCAGCGAGTTCTTCACCTTCGGTAATAATTGTTGCCAACTCAGTGGCTATCACTTCAGCACTAATGTCGCCTGCCACCAAGTTGCAGATGGCTTTGTAGTGTTTAATTGCATTGGCCTTGCCTTTTATGCCTTCTTTGGCCATGAGACTAGGGTTAGTAGTTACCCCATCCAATATGCCCAATGATTGTGCTTCGGCTATCTGGTCAAGGTTTGCGGTGTCAATAAAAAATTTCATATATTATAGTTATAAAGTTCTTGTAATAAATATTTTTTAGTTGGGTGCAATTATATAACACCGAACAAAGCATAAAAGTTTAGGCAAATTACGACTTGATAGCACCGAATAGCATCCACCA contains:
- a CDS encoding DUF1415 domain-containing protein; the protein is MKIHFYFKIFQKSNPSKNDILNSSLNFDCLEIPSLLVFRHQPEETFKQQKRTNIKTIYTTMLEEEVVIAQTKKWITDVVIGMNFCPFAAKEVKQNTIRYYIENSADIAICVASFLNECSKLVADEHIETTLIIFPNAFAQFDAYLELVSLAEELIVEQDYEGVYQVASFHPDYCFADSVFDDAANYTNRSPYPMLHVLREESIEQALANYPNPDSIPERNINFAREKGSAYMKMLRDACLK
- a CDS encoding helix-turn-helix transcriptional regulator; amino-acid sequence: MEKKAPNWYALSDIAIMEMIGKYIQETRLQQRKTQTEVAKAAGINRSTLSQIEKGGGTIITFIQIIRVLHKLDIMEIFELQSIESPLQLAKLEKNKRQRTRTKKTIGKQTKSTW
- a CDS encoding type II toxin-antitoxin system HipA family toxin — translated: MINTATINIWGKQVGAIAWNSDTNIASFEYDPDFLKNQWDLSPLKMPHTQAENKIYSFNELRDSNTFKGIPGLIADVMPDKYGNTLINAWLAQRGRPSDSMNPVEILCFVGKRGMGALEFEPTVPKGNNTASKIELDSLINTAQQILSSKEQFGANLEKDEEKALLDILKIGTSAGGARAKAVIAYNPLTNEVRSGQADAPEGFSHWLIKFDGVADAQLGTASGYGKVEMAYHLMAVDCGIEMTECRIIEENNRAHFITKRFDRTAENKKIHLQSFCALTHYDFQDIYSYSYEQIFETMRVLHLPYLQAEQLYRRMVFNVLARNCDDHTKNFAFMMDKDGVWKLSPAYDICHAYRPGSAWVSQHALSMNGKRTDINRDDLLSVAKQMNIKKANTIINQIYDVVQKWPEYAEKTSVNTKLLKAIYQTLIKV
- a CDS encoding 4a-hydroxytetrahydrobiopterin dehydratase, which gives rise to MATYNEKSAKPFLDKLKDWKYNKKGIEKKFTFKNFSEALAFMVRVGLAAEKKDHHPEWSNVYNKVDIRLSTHSAGGLTDKDFELAAEIEKVL
- the trxB gene encoding thioredoxin-disulfide reductase, whose amino-acid sequence is MEHIECLIIGSGPAGYTAAIYAARADMKPVVYEGMQPGGQLTITTDVENYPGYPNGIMGPEMMELFKAQAVRLGTDVRFGLVTAVDFSSGKPPYIITVDDTTQMSAATVIISTGASARWLGIPSETRLNGSGVSACAVCDGFFFKGQPVAIVGGGDTACEEASYLSKICSKVYMLVRGDNFRASKAMQHRVMNTPNIEVLFNTDTDEVLGDKAVTGLRIKNNKTSETREVEIGGFFVAIGHTPNTDIFKPWIEMDETGYIITKTDSTHTNVEGVFACGDAQDKIYRQAVTAAGTGCMAALDAERYLSAKMHQA
- the fsa gene encoding fructose-6-phosphate aldolase, which produces MKFFIDTANLDQIAEAQSLGILDGVTTNPSLMAKEGIKGKANAIKHYKAICNLVAGDISAEVIATELATIITEGEELAAIDEKIVVKVPMTLEGLKAIRHFSNVGIRTNCTLVFSAGQAILAAKAGASYISPFIGRLDDISYDGIQLIAQLAGIYAVQGFQTEILAASIRNPVHIIRCAEVGAHVITAPLEPILQLLKHPLTDIGLQKFLADHHKVND